A genomic segment from Nitratiruptor sp. YY08-10 encodes:
- a CDS encoding multiheme c-type cytochrome encodes MNRVWLLVATACALFASHFAPNSACKECHPLIYKEYQTSQHANATIFKDPIHAAVWKKNPLHKKGAYKCAKCHTPAAKNFKQLIQPNGIGPDPKDPTQNDAVACAYCHRIKAIKEDLKTNHNIISKTPKKYFGTRKDHIKSPFHEIDTSNKRFLQGNVCMGCHSHKRNKFGLNVCSTNPHREIENANCVSCHMPKIAGSVSTLKKRKTHAFHGFAGAHSHNKMLAQYVDIEFLPHLKGFEIAINSKLPHDLLLHPARVAFVKTVVKRDKKTVFQKTEILVRILGKDGKPTPPWLAQEVVKDTMLKANEKKVFKYGFALKKADKVIVILGYRLVKPPLAKKLGIKAPEATKPIIFKKAVFTVK; translated from the coding sequence ATGAATAGAGTATGGTTGTTAGTGGCTACGGCTTGCGCCCTTTTTGCTTCCCATTTCGCACCAAACAGTGCCTGTAAAGAGTGCCATCCGTTGATTTACAAAGAGTATCAAACCAGTCAACATGCCAATGCCACGATCTTTAAAGATCCTATCCACGCTGCAGTCTGGAAGAAAAATCCACTGCACAAAAAAGGGGCCTACAAATGTGCCAAATGTCACACTCCAGCTGCGAAAAATTTCAAACAGCTCATTCAGCCAAACGGGATTGGCCCTGATCCAAAAGATCCAACACAAAATGACGCAGTAGCCTGCGCGTACTGCCACCGAATTAAAGCGATCAAAGAGGATCTCAAAACGAATCACAATATCATCAGCAAAACACCAAAAAAATATTTTGGCACAAGAAAAGATCACATCAAATCACCGTTTCATGAAATCGACACATCCAATAAACGTTTCTTGCAAGGAAACGTCTGTATGGGATGCCACTCTCACAAACGAAACAAATTTGGTCTCAACGTCTGCTCAACCAATCCTCACAGGGAGATAGAAAACGCCAACTGCGTCAGCTGCCATATGCCAAAAATAGCAGGAAGTGTCTCAACACTTAAAAAAAGAAAAACACACGCATTCCACGGATTTGCAGGAGCTCATTCACATAACAAAATGCTTGCACAATATGTGGATATCGAGTTTTTACCACATCTCAAAGGTTTTGAAATCGCCATCAACTCTAAACTTCCTCATGACCTTTTACTTCATCCGGCACGAGTAGCCTTTGTAAAAACAGTCGTAAAAAGAGATAAAAAAACAGTATTTCAAAAAACAGAGATCCTTGTTCGCATTTTGGGAAAAGACGGCAAACCAACACCACCGTGGCTAGCACAAGAGGTAGTCAAAGACACGATGCTCAAAGCAAATGAAAAAAAAGTCTTCAAATATGGCTTTGCGCTCAAAAAAGCAGACAAAGTCATCGTAATCCTTGGATACAGGCTGGTGAAACCACCACTTGCCAAAAAACTTGGAATCAAAGCTCCTGAAGCAACAAAACCGATCATTTTCAAAAAAGCGGTCTTTACAGTGAAGTAG
- a CDS encoding co-chaperone YbbN, whose amino-acid sequence MKRLQRIEEVQNAIKSNEAVLLYISAPNCNVCDVLKEKVKELFSQKFPKVVLVEVNVAEIPEISGTFNIFSAPAMLLFFDGKEFLREGRNVSLQRMQEKVQKVYDLYFS is encoded by the coding sequence ATGAAGAGACTGCAACGAATTGAGGAAGTACAAAACGCCATCAAGTCAAATGAAGCCGTGCTTTTGTACATCAGTGCGCCAAACTGTAATGTTTGTGATGTATTGAAAGAGAAAGTGAAAGAGCTTTTTTCCCAAAAATTTCCAAAAGTTGTTTTGGTAGAGGTAAATGTTGCCGAAATTCCTGAAATTTCTGGTACATTCAATATCTTTTCAGCTCCGGCAATGCTGCTCTTTTTTGATGGAAAGGAGTTTTTGCGTGAGGGACGCAATGTGAGTTTGCAGCGTATGCAAGAAAAGGTGCAAAAGGTGTATGATCTTTATTTTTCGTGA
- a CDS encoding IGHMBP2 family helicase yields MSCFIVPKVLSGSDLQKALKKIGIKLSDIKKSYYANGKTLLCLKKRVKKRLDKSLFPSRDEEAEIKEIYEFCERYRYLINTERRAEIEATIGEIKALSGVEREIYGRAILGLKGSKEPSRLNLYFVKFGRSRIIDTEISSGDIVLISRGEPLKSDVTGTVSEVRKNFITVAFEEKPPKWVHGDGIRIDLYINDVTFKRMEENLHILQHATGVQRRMRNYALGIWELKEPKEQSFQAVTKLNDSQSEAVQKALGSEVFLVHGPPGTGKTSTLIELILQEVKRGNKVLATADSNTAVDNMLQRLARYDVSLVRIGHPARILYELEEFSIHAKYEKSLEAEAIKKGWEEIGVLVKEREQHSKPTQARARGMSHDRIMTLAARGKSMRGVSVATMQSMAKWIKLDRKIDSLIKNLRFEEEQVYKNIIENADVVLSTNGMIMSDMLKNFHFDVAVIDEGSQQIIPSTLIPIMHANRFIIAGDHKQLPPTVVSDSKELKESLFEKLIDQNPKNASMLRIQYRMHEKIMHFSNEQFYEGKLIADASVKRHTICDFELKEPKRSEAILGCEPLVFVDTKGVEAKEMLAQRSTSYENEKEAKIVSVLSEELLAMGMEPKDIGIISPYAAQVKRIKKLVETDERIIEVKTVDGFQGREKEVIIISFVRSNEDGKIGFLKDLRRLNVAITRAKRKLICIGDASTLIHDETYKAFLEYVKKEGKYVEWEESDEETATN; encoded by the coding sequence TTGAGCTGTTTCATTGTACCAAAAGTTTTGAGTGGGAGTGACCTGCAAAAAGCTTTGAAAAAGATAGGCATCAAGCTTTCCGATATCAAAAAGAGCTACTATGCAAACGGTAAAACGCTGCTGTGCCTAAAAAAACGGGTCAAAAAGAGGCTGGATAAATCCCTTTTTCCTTCACGCGATGAAGAAGCTGAGATCAAAGAGATTTATGAGTTTTGCGAGCGGTACCGCTATTTGATCAATACTGAAAGAAGAGCGGAGATCGAAGCGACTATAGGGGAGATAAAGGCATTAAGCGGGGTTGAGCGAGAAATCTACGGCAGAGCGATTTTGGGATTAAAAGGCTCCAAAGAGCCAAGTCGGCTCAATCTCTATTTTGTCAAATTTGGAAGAAGCCGTATTATCGATACGGAGATCAGTTCTGGTGATATCGTTCTTATTTCACGGGGAGAGCCTCTTAAAAGTGATGTGACTGGTACGGTGAGTGAAGTAAGAAAAAACTTTATCACAGTAGCGTTTGAAGAGAAACCTCCAAAGTGGGTTCATGGAGATGGCATTCGAATCGATCTGTATATCAATGATGTAACATTTAAAAGGATGGAAGAAAATCTTCATATTTTGCAGCATGCTACTGGTGTGCAGCGTCGCATGCGAAATTACGCTCTTGGCATATGGGAGCTAAAAGAGCCAAAAGAGCAGAGTTTTCAAGCAGTGACAAAACTTAACGATTCACAAAGTGAGGCAGTGCAAAAGGCTTTGGGAAGTGAAGTTTTTTTGGTCCATGGACCTCCTGGAACAGGAAAAACGTCAACTTTGATCGAACTTATTTTGCAAGAGGTAAAGCGGGGCAACAAAGTTTTAGCTACGGCGGATTCCAATACAGCCGTTGACAATATGCTGCAGCGCCTTGCCAGATACGACGTCAGCCTTGTCCGTATCGGCCATCCAGCTAGGATCCTGTATGAGTTGGAAGAGTTCAGCATCCATGCAAAGTATGAAAAGAGTCTGGAAGCCGAGGCGATAAAAAAGGGGTGGGAAGAGATAGGAGTGTTGGTAAAAGAGCGAGAACAACACTCCAAACCAACCCAGGCAAGAGCGAGAGGAATGAGTCATGATCGCATCATGACATTGGCAGCAAGAGGCAAAAGCATGCGAGGAGTCAGTGTAGCGACGATGCAGTCTATGGCCAAATGGATAAAACTAGATCGAAAGATCGATTCGCTTATCAAAAACTTGCGGTTTGAAGAGGAACAGGTCTATAAAAACATTATCGAAAATGCAGACGTGGTTCTTTCGACCAATGGGATGATCATGTCCGATATGCTCAAAAATTTTCATTTCGATGTGGCGGTGATCGATGAAGGAAGTCAGCAGATCATCCCATCTACCTTGATTCCCATTATGCATGCCAATCGATTTATTATAGCCGGAGATCACAAGCAGCTTCCACCAACTGTTGTGAGTGACTCAAAAGAGCTGAAAGAGTCTTTGTTTGAAAAGTTGATTGACCAAAATCCAAAAAATGCTTCTATGCTTCGAATACAGTACAGAATGCATGAAAAGATTATGCATTTTAGCAATGAGCAGTTTTATGAGGGAAAACTGATAGCCGATGCAAGTGTCAAACGCCACACCATTTGTGATTTTGAGCTAAAAGAGCCTAAAAGGTCCGAAGCCATACTGGGTTGCGAGCCTTTGGTATTTGTGGATACAAAAGGAGTGGAAGCCAAAGAGATGTTGGCCCAGCGCAGTACCAGCTATGAGAATGAAAAAGAGGCAAAAATCGTTAGTGTATTGAGTGAAGAGCTTTTGGCGATGGGGATGGAGCCTAAAGATATCGGCATTATCTCTCCTTATGCGGCACAGGTAAAAAGGATCAAGAAACTTGTGGAAACAGATGAGCGTATTATTGAAGTCAAAACAGTCGATGGCTTTCAAGGCAGAGAAAAAGAGGTGATTATCATCAGTTTTGTTCGATCCAACGAAGATGGGAAAATAGGCTTTTTAAAAGATCTCAGGCGTCTTAATGTCGCGATCACAAGGGCTAAACGAAAACTTATCTGCATAGGGGATGCCTCAACTTTGATACACGATGAAACTTATAAAGCTTTTTTGGAGTATGTAAAAAAAGAGGGTAAATATGTTGAATGGGAGGAGAGCGATGAAGAGACTGCAACGAATTGA
- a CDS encoding EI24 domain-containing protein codes for MQKSVFVAGWEDFMTKKFLAITFVPFILTLMLFAALFYGGGQEILHMLEQLAQSPEAIKDPAIALFAKEHPILAWLASNSVTHFVIATLLTVLGALFVILLSTATATIIMGFFTPYIIKEIHKRHYSYIDLGKGLTIFEYMILMAKIIVKSIGLFLLSFVLYFIPLFNAIALNIPFYYLFHSFLSLDVGGEIMSKEELENLVKKYQFKIMGTTGVLYLITLVPMAGMMLQVYFVSVMAHLFFRLK; via the coding sequence ATGCAAAAATCTGTCTTTGTAGCCGGATGGGAAGATTTTATGACAAAAAAATTTTTGGCTATCACTTTCGTTCCGTTTATTCTGACACTGATGCTTTTCGCAGCTCTTTTTTATGGCGGTGGACAGGAAATCCTTCACATGCTTGAACAGCTTGCACAAAGTCCTGAAGCCATTAAGGATCCTGCCATCGCATTGTTTGCAAAAGAGCATCCTATCCTTGCATGGCTTGCAAGCAATTCCGTGACACACTTTGTCATAGCCACTCTGTTAACCGTACTTGGAGCGCTTTTTGTCATTTTGCTCTCCACTGCCACCGCTACGATCATCATGGGATTTTTTACCCCATATATCATTAAAGAGATTCATAAACGTCACTACAGCTATATCGATCTTGGCAAAGGACTCACAATCTTTGAATATATGATCCTGATGGCAAAGATCATTGTAAAAAGTATCGGACTCTTTTTGCTCTCTTTTGTGCTCTACTTCATACCGCTGTTCAACGCTATTGCACTCAATATCCCTTTTTACTATCTTTTTCACTCTTTTTTGAGTCTCGATGTGGGAGGAGAGATCATGAGCAAAGAGGAGTTAGAAAATCTTGTGAAAAAGTATCAATTCAAGATCATGGGAACAACAGGAGTACTCTATCTCATCACCCTCGTACCGATGGCGGGTATGATGCTGCAGGTCTATTTTGTCAGCGTCATGGCACACCTATTCTTTCGGCTCAAGTGA
- the galE gene encoding UDP-glucose 4-epimerase GalE, producing MLTGGAGYIGSHVVKELLKKGKYEVTVIDNLSTGFQETIDRLKQHYGDFVFERLDLSDWDALHIFMQKNRFDAIIHFAAALIVPESVENPLKYYLNNTANTANLIQEAMENGVKKFIFSSTAAVYGEPECVPMGGIKEEAPTYPINPYGQSKLMSEQILKDTANAYSDFKYVALRYFNVAGADIEGKIGQSTKDATHLIKVAAEAALGKREKMYIFGDDYPTPDGSCIRDYIHVDDLSQAHLDALEYLDKEKSDVFNVGYGRGYSVKEVIEMMKKVSGVDFPVEITGRRAGDPAILIANSQKIQQKMGWKPKYDDLELICKTALEWEKKLT from the coding sequence ATACTAACTGGCGGTGCAGGGTATATAGGCTCACATGTAGTCAAAGAGCTGCTAAAAAAAGGAAAATATGAAGTTACCGTCATAGACAATCTCTCGACAGGCTTTCAAGAGACGATTGATCGCTTGAAACAGCACTATGGCGATTTTGTTTTTGAAAGGCTTGATCTATCTGATTGGGATGCTTTACATATATTTATGCAAAAAAACAGGTTTGATGCCATCATCCATTTTGCAGCAGCTCTCATTGTTCCAGAGTCTGTAGAAAACCCTTTGAAATATTATCTAAATAATACCGCAAATACCGCCAATTTAATACAAGAAGCTATGGAAAACGGAGTGAAAAAGTTTATCTTCTCTTCTACAGCTGCAGTCTATGGAGAGCCAGAATGCGTACCGATGGGTGGAATCAAGGAAGAGGCTCCCACATATCCTATCAATCCTTACGGCCAAAGTAAACTGATGAGCGAGCAAATTTTAAAAGATACTGCGAATGCTTACAGTGATTTCAAATATGTGGCTCTGCGCTATTTCAATGTTGCCGGAGCTGATATCGAGGGAAAAATCGGGCAGTCTACCAAAGATGCTACGCATTTGATCAAAGTGGCTGCTGAAGCTGCGCTTGGAAAACGAGAAAAGATGTATATTTTCGGAGATGACTATCCAACTCCTGATGGATCGTGTATACGTGACTATATTCATGTAGATGATTTGTCACAAGCACATCTTGATGCTTTAGAGTATTTGGATAAAGAGAAAAGCGACGTTTTTAATGTAGGCTATGGCAGAGGATACAGTGTCAAAGAGGTGATCGAGATGATGAAAAAAGTGAGCGGCGTTGATTTTCCGGTGGAAATTACTGGCAGAAGAGCTGGAGATCCAGCCATACTTATAGCAAATTCCCAAAAAATTCAACAAAAAATGGGATGGAAACCAAAATACGATGATCTGGAGCTTATCTGTAAAACGGCGCTTGAGTGGGAGAAGAAGCTCACTTGA
- a CDS encoding nucleoside-diphosphate sugar epimerase/dehydratase has protein sequence MKLSNLLRPTNFKRALFFLIGDIVISFLTLFISYLLRFNFSIPNAYLNNFFDIAFVLILFKIIFYFYFKFYFISWRFFSLKELKSLVIATTLAYIAAGSILLFFRDFFIPYPRSVIIIDYFLSILFIGFFRVSKRLVLEKISTDKTPAIIIGANEKAISLFKQNIPYSIVAIYDNEPRIVGTYLYGYKINPIKTLETNIKTAIITKELSRKELDKLVEFLQTKGINNIKIYNPFENKIKDVSIEDLLARKPKDLDKKAIERFVKNKKILITGAGGSIGSELCRQCEKYGAKELILVDSCEYNLYAINEELNISRKPYLVNVINIKMLEEIFAKEKPQIVIHAAAYKHVPLCEINPKNAVINNILGTKNTLDLAIKYETQDFILISTDKAVRPTSVMGATKRVCELYAQNIDAKNTKVCAVRFGNVLGSSGSVVPKFKKLIEQDKPLPVTHPEITRYFMLIPEACQLVLQAGSLAECGEIFILDMGEPVKIVDLAKKMLKLYGKDENALEFIGLRPGEKLYEELLLDEAQKETKYKDIFVAKTTFYDINKLHDQIKELLELSNKQEIIKKLKEIVQEFNPKG, from the coding sequence GTGAAATTATCAAATCTTCTTAGACCTACAAATTTTAAAAGAGCTTTATTCTTTTTAATTGGGGATATTGTAATATCTTTTTTAACACTTTTTATATCATATCTATTACGATTTAATTTTTCAATTCCAAATGCATATTTGAATAATTTTTTTGATATTGCTTTTGTTTTGATACTTTTCAAGATAATTTTTTATTTTTATTTTAAATTTTATTTTATTAGTTGGCGATTTTTTTCTTTAAAAGAGCTCAAATCTCTTGTCATTGCTACAACACTTGCGTATATAGCTGCAGGAAGTATACTTTTATTTTTTAGAGATTTTTTTATTCCATATCCAAGAAGCGTCATTATTATAGATTATTTTTTGTCTATACTTTTTATTGGATTTTTTAGAGTATCGAAGAGATTAGTTTTAGAAAAAATTTCAACAGATAAAACACCTGCTATTATAATCGGAGCAAATGAAAAAGCAATTTCACTCTTTAAACAAAATATTCCATACTCAATTGTTGCAATTTATGATAATGAGCCACGTATAGTCGGAACATATCTATATGGTTACAAGATTAATCCTATAAAAACATTAGAAACTAATATTAAGACGGCAATTATAACCAAAGAATTATCACGAAAAGAACTCGATAAATTAGTTGAGTTTTTACAAACTAAAGGTATTAATAATATTAAAATCTATAATCCTTTTGAAAATAAGATAAAAGATGTTTCTATTGAAGATTTATTAGCTAGAAAACCAAAAGATTTGGATAAAAAAGCGATTGAAAGATTTGTTAAAAATAAAAAGATTTTAATTACAGGAGCGGGTGGGAGTATTGGAAGTGAATTGTGCAGGCAGTGTGAAAAATATGGGGCTAAAGAGTTGATTTTAGTTGATAGTTGTGAATATAACTTATATGCAATAAATGAAGAACTCAATATTTCTAGAAAGCCTTATCTTGTCAATGTAATAAATATAAAGATGCTTGAAGAAATATTTGCAAAAGAAAAACCTCAAATTGTAATACACGCAGCAGCTTATAAACATGTGCCATTATGTGAAATAAATCCAAAAAATGCTGTTATAAACAATATTTTAGGTACAAAAAATACGTTAGATTTAGCAATAAAATATGAAACACAAGATTTTATATTGATTTCTACCGATAAAGCAGTTCGTCCAACAAGTGTTATGGGAGCTACCAAAAGGGTATGTGAGCTTTATGCGCAAAATATTGATGCTAAAAATACAAAAGTTTGTGCTGTACGATTTGGTAATGTATTAGGCAGCAGTGGGAGTGTCGTACCTAAATTTAAAAAACTGATTGAACAAGACAAACCTTTACCAGTAACACATCCAGAAATTACGAGATATTTTATGCTTATACCAGAAGCATGTCAACTTGTATTGCAAGCTGGAAGTTTAGCTGAATGTGGAGAAATATTTATTTTAGATATGGGAGAACCTGTAAAGATAGTGGATTTAGCTAAAAAAATGCTCAAGCTTTATGGAAAGGATGAAAATGCTTTAGAATTTATTGGACTAAGACCCGGAGAAAAGCTATATGAGGAACTATTACTAGATGAGGCTCAGAAAGAGACCAAATATAAAGACATTTTTGTAGCAAAAACTACTTTTTATGATATTAATAAGTTGCATGATCAGATTAAAGAGTTACTGGAACTTTCTAATAAACAAGAAATCATAAAAAAATTAAAAGAGATAGTTCAAGAATTTAACCCAAAAGGGTAA
- a CDS encoding aminotransferase class V-fold PLP-dependent enzyme — translation MIYLSPPHMSGKELEYVKEAFKSNYIAPIGEFIDRFETSIKSFTGAKSAVALCNATSALHLALKVLGIQNSKVAVSTFTFIGSVNPLLYESNKPIFIDVDEYWHMDVELLERAIRENDIKVVILPHIYGQVADIEPILELCQKNGIHLIEDSAESLGAFYKGKHAGTFGVFGIFSFNGNKLLTTGGGGVLVSNDEELIKKAKFLATQAKEPEFIEYVHKEVGYNYRMSNILAAIGVGQMEVIEERVAKKREIFNWYKEFLDEEFMPELPYTRGTRWLTTVIFKNKNPWQVMKKLQQYNIESRPLWNPMHLQPLFSGAKSYLNGRSEELFKKGLCLPSGTTLTKDLVKEICEIIKSS, via the coding sequence GTGATTTATCTTTCCCCTCCTCATATGAGCGGAAAAGAGCTTGAATATGTAAAAGAGGCTTTTAAAAGCAATTATATAGCTCCTATTGGAGAATTTATTGATCGGTTTGAAACATCTATAAAAAGTTTTACAGGTGCAAAAAGTGCAGTTGCTTTATGTAATGCAACAAGTGCTTTGCATTTGGCTTTAAAAGTTTTAGGGATACAAAATTCAAAAGTAGCAGTCTCAACATTTACGTTTATTGGCTCAGTTAATCCTCTTCTTTATGAAAGTAATAAGCCAATTTTTATCGATGTGGATGAGTATTGGCATATGGATGTAGAACTTTTAGAAAGAGCAATTAGAGAAAATGATATAAAAGTAGTAATTTTACCTCATATTTATGGTCAAGTAGCCGATATTGAGCCAATTTTAGAGCTTTGTCAAAAAAATGGTATTCATTTAATAGAAGATTCGGCTGAGAGTTTGGGAGCTTTTTATAAAGGCAAGCATGCTGGAACTTTTGGAGTTTTTGGGATATTTAGTTTTAATGGAAATAAGCTTTTAACAACTGGTGGAGGAGGGGTTTTAGTAAGCAATGATGAAGAACTTATAAAAAAAGCAAAATTCCTTGCAACTCAGGCAAAAGAGCCAGAATTTATTGAATATGTCCACAAAGAAGTTGGTTATAACTATCGAATGAGCAATATTTTAGCCGCAATTGGTGTAGGACAGATGGAGGTTATTGAAGAAAGAGTAGCTAAAAAAAGAGAGATTTTTAACTGGTATAAAGAGTTTTTGGATGAAGAGTTTATGCCTGAACTTCCTTATACAAGAGGAACAAGATGGCTTACGACTGTTATTTTTAAAAACAAAAATCCATGGCAAGTGATGAAAAAGTTACAACAATACAATATTGAAAGTCGTCCACTTTGGAACCCTATGCATTTACAGCCTTTATTTAGTGGAGCCAAAAGTTATCTCAATGGAAGAAGTGAAGAGCTTTTTAAAAAGGGTTTATGTTTGCCTAGTGGAACGACACTTACGAAGGATCTAGTAAAGGAGATTTGTGAAATTATCAAATCTTCTTAG
- a CDS encoding sugar transferase: MSPKQKKIKRAFDVIGASIGLLIMWPIILIAWLIASIETKSNGFFLQKRVGEGGKLFTIIKIKTMYPYMKGSSVTTAKDKRITKSGRFFRRYKIDELPQLINILKGDMSFVGPRPDVPGYMDRLEGEDKVLLSMKPGMTGPATLKYRNEEEILANVDDPQKYNDEVIWPDKVRINKEYLQNWSLKKDIEYILQTFKGNR, from the coding sequence ATGAGTCCAAAACAAAAAAAAATAAAAAGAGCTTTTGATGTGATAGGAGCCTCTATAGGGCTCCTTATAATGTGGCCAATTATTCTTATTGCTTGGCTGATAGCCTCTATCGAAACAAAAAGTAATGGATTTTTTTTACAAAAAAGGGTAGGTGAAGGGGGAAAGCTTTTTACTATTATCAAAATTAAAACTATGTATCCATATATGAAAGGCTCTAGTGTAACTACTGCAAAAGATAAACGCATCACAAAAAGTGGGAGATTTTTTCGTCGGTATAAAATAGATGAGCTTCCTCAGCTTATTAATATCCTTAAAGGGGATATGAGTTTTGTAGGGCCAAGACCGGATGTGCCGGGATATATGGATAGGCTTGAAGGTGAAGATAAAGTACTTCTTTCTATGAAACCTGGCATGACTGGCCCAGCTACATTAAAATATAGAAATGAAGAAGAAATTTTAGCTAATGTTGATGATCCACAAAAGTATAATGATGAAGTGATTTGGCCTGATAAGGTGCGTATTAATAAAGAGTATTTGCAAAATTGGTCGCTGAAAAAAGATATTGAATATATTTTACAAACATTTAAAGGAAACAGGTGA